One part of the Magallana gigas chromosome 5, xbMagGiga1.1, whole genome shotgun sequence genome encodes these proteins:
- the LOC105324982 gene encoding BOS complex subunit NOMO1, giving the protein MFFSQTIYTVVFFLQLINNVKSDGVLGCGGFVKSDVDINFSLVEVKLYTTHGSIKYQTDCAPNTGYYLIPLYEKADFILKVEPPKGWSFDPESYDLKVDGEMDKCSRGEDINFRFTGFTVSGKVISKGQSDGPAGVTVNLFKEGTTSVLQTTTTGEGGAYTFSKVMPGDYSVQATSTGYKFSQSQAKFTVKADNVNVASSMVISGYQVTGSVQSEGEAIKGVNFILFSKQFKKEDISDCKKDIPSSFTHSESVSPLCYVLSGEDGTFVFPSLPVGDFFIVPFYKGEHIRFDVAPGKLDFHVPHSPFTIPEVFQVKGFSVTGRVLEAAKGSGVGGAKVLIDGKQQTTTGPDGMYHLENMKTGTYRIQVQNEHMSFDEITVKITPNTPQIQDIIASGFDMCGQIVIGKLPDSVQGSANRRVIYYPQGKGSDAESVSTGNDNKFCAKVKPGKYVVKIHLTDEEIKAGLQLVPSEKEVTVQNAPVMDITFSQFRAKLSGSIKCLEKCGGMEVSLSPVNRGDKKQITQAKEGAKGTVFQFENVLPGKYKVTLLHDTWCWKDKTLEVEVKSSDVADVDFTQTGYILKCTISHEIKLHFAHDRKSGSVGSFDLNKGTNRFCLAQPGVYKLRPDSCHKFEKEEYIYDTGSPELLALTAVSHLVEGTVTAEEKVNDIKIDVTSSLNTETVTLGPLTVTEEIKGAFVYKFQHWAKSNEKVVFSVKSNELLFSPGSVEVTIVGDTCPGEAVKFVGRRGIFITGSIKPKLAGVKVTVTHKDGTADPIVIETPDSGEFKIGPLHREKQYEVAAEKPGYVLEKEKEDPLLFSAFKLGEISVQVVDEENKPLSDVLLSLSGGKQYRSNNVTGVNGSIVFIGLSPGQYYLRPMMKEYQFQPNSQMIDVLEGGTKKISIKGVRVAYSCYGSVTSLNGEVEQGVIVEAVGDRPECNQEESKTEADGSYRIRGLQPKCTYQIRLKSEVNPHIEKSAPQFHELVVKDSDFTGINIIAFRRNNQMDISGNVVTPEEFLQHLKVRLYRDDNPDSPIHTASLGPVSFFYLPSLQMTNEKYLLRLESTLSKASYEYELPEISFQTNKSYKHFTFQFTPKRKSLEQELNQGSVLALPLAILVGVAIYNYQKLLPVLSKAAIQAKTFLAASQAEVAASNGSSEPSTYSASFTEPSKKKNKPRKT; this is encoded by the exons ATgtttttttcccaaaccatTTATACTGTAGTCTTTTTTCTGCAACTAATCAATAATGTAAAATCAGATGGAGTTTTGGGCTGCGGGGGGTTCGTAAAGTCTGACGTAGACATCAATTTCTCATTGGTAGAG GTGAAACTGTACACAACACATGGCAGCATCAAGTACCAGACAGACTGTGCCCCAAACACTGGCTATTATCTGATTCCTCTGTATGAGAAGGCTGATTTTATTCTTAAAGTAGAACCCCCTAAAGGATGGAGCTTTG ATCCAGAGAGTTACGACCTGAAGGTGGACGGGGAGATGGACAAATGCAGTCGCGGGGAGGACATCAACTTTCGATTCACCGGATTCACTGTGTCCGGGAAG GTGATCAGTAAGGGGCAGTCAGATGGCCCGGCAGGAGTCACTGTGAACCTATTTAAGGAGGGCACCACCTCTGTCCTTCAGACCACCACCACAGGAGAGGGCGGTGCCTACACCTTCTCCAAGGTCATGCCCGGAGACTACTCGGTCCAGGCCACCTCTACTGGATACAAGTTTTCTCAG AGTCAGGCCAAGTTTACAGTGAAGGCAGACAATGTGAATGTTGCCAGCTCTATGGTCATTTCTGGATACCAAGTCACT GGGAGTGTTCAGAGTGAAGGCGAGGCCATCAAGGGAGTTAACTTTATCCTGTTCTCAAAACAGTTCAAAAAGGAG GATATATCTGACTGTAAGAAGGACATTCCGTCCAGTTTCACCCACTCTGAGTCCGTCTCCCCCCTGTGTTACGTCCTGTCCGGTGAGGATGGAACCTTCGTGTTCCCCTCCCTGCCTGTGGGAGACTTCTTTATT GTGCCATTTTATAAAGGAGAGCACATTCGGTTTGATGTAGCTCCTGGGAAACTGGACTTCCATGTGCCTCATAGTCCCTTTACTATTCCT GAGGTGTTCCAGGTGAAAGGATTCTCTGTGACTGGAAGAGTTTTAGAGGCAGCTAAG GGCAGTGGGGTGGGAGGAGCCAAGGTTTTGATTGATGGCAAACAGCAGACGACAACTGGTCCGGATGGGATGTACCACCTTGAGAACATGAAGACTGGAACATACCGAATCCAAGTCCAGAACGAACACATGTCATTTGATGAGATCACAGTCAAAATTACTCCTAACACCCCTCAGATACAGGACATCATAGCATCAGG GTTTGATATGTGTGGTCAGATTGTCATTGGGAAGCTCCCCGACAGCGTCCAGGGGTCAGCTAACAGACGGGTCATCTACTACCCCCAGGGGAAGGGCTCTGATGCCGAGTCAGTCTCCACTGGCAATGACAACAAATTCTGTGCCAAGGTCAAACCAGGCAAATATGTCGTCAAG ATTCACCTGACGGATGAGGAGATTAAGGCTGGACTGCAGCTGGTACCCAGTGAGAAGGAGGTCACGGTACAGAACGCCCCGGTCATGGACATCACATTTTCACAATTCAGAGCCAAGCTGTCGGGATCCATCAAATGTTTAG AGAAGTGTGGAGGAATGGAGGTGTCCCTGAGTCCTGTCAACAGAGGGGACAAGAAACAAATCACTCAG GCCAAGGAAGGTGCAAAGGGCACAGTGTTTCAGTTTGAGAATGTTCTGCCTGGGAAGTACAAAG TGACCCTCCTCCATGACACCTGGTGCTGGAAGGACAAGACTCTGGAGGTCGAGGTCAAGAGCAGTGACGTTGCCGACGTAGACTTCACCCAGACCGGCTACATCCTCAAGTGTACCATCTCCCACGAAATCAAACTG CACTTTGCTCATGATAGGAAAAGCGGATCCGTTGGCTCCTTTGATTTAAACAAGGGCACAAACCGGTTCTGTCTGGCCCAGCCTGGTGTATACAAGTTGAGACCTGACTCCTGCCATAAGTTTGAAAAAGAGGAATACATATATGATAC agGAAGCCCAGAGTTGCTTGCCTTGACAGCTGTGTCACATCTGGTAGAGGGCACCGTGACAGCAGAGGAGAAAGTTAATGACATCAAGATAGACGTTAC GTCGAGCCTGAACACAGAGACAGTCACACTGGGCCCCCTCACTGTCACAGAGGAAATCAAGGGAGCCTTTGTCTACAAGTTCCAACACTGGGCCAA ATCCAATGAGAAAGTGGTGTTTTCCGTGAAATCAAATGAGCTCCTGTTCAGCCCTGGCTCTGTTGAGGTCACAATTGTTGGAG ACACTTGTCCTGGGGAGGCAGTGAAGTTTGTGGGGAGGAGGGGAATCTTCATCACAGGAAGTATCAAACCTAAACTAGCTGGGGTCAAGGTCACAGTCACTCACAAAGATGGAACAGCTGACCCTATCGTCATAGAAACGCCTGACTCAGGAGAGTTCAA AATTGGCCCACTGCACAGGGAAAAGCAATATGAAGTAGCAGCCGAGAAACCAGGCTATGTGTTGGAGAAGGAGAAGGAAGACCCTCTGCTGTTCTCAGCATTCAAACTCGGTGAAATCTCTGTACAG GTTGTGGATGAAGAAAACAAGCCCTTGTCTGACGTCCTTCTGTCACTGAGTGGAGGCAAGCAGTACCGCAGTAACAACGTCACCGGGGTCAACGGATCCATCGTGTTTATTGGCCTG AGTCCTGGTCAGTACTACCTGCGGCCAATGATGAAGGAGTACCAGTTCCAGCCCAACTCCCAGATGATTGATGTGTTGGAGGGAGGGACCAAGAAGATCAGCATCAAGGGGGTCAGGGTGGCCTACAG TTGCTATGGTTCGGTGACCTCCCTGAATGGTGAGGTGGAGCAGGGGGTGATTGTGGAGGCTGTGGGGGACAGACCCGAGTGTAACCAGGAGGAGAGTAAGACTGAGGCGGACGGCTCTTACAGGATCAGGGGACTACAG ccTAAATGTACGTATCAGATTCGATTAAAATCGGAGGTTAACCCCCACATAGAGAAGTCGGCCCCTCAGTTCCACGAATTAGTG GTGAAGGACTCTGATTTCACTGGCATCAACATTATCGCTTTCCGTCGTAACAACCAAATGGACATCAGTGGAAATGTGGTCACTCCGGAGGAATTCCTCCAGCACCTCAAG GTGCGGTTGTACCGAGATGACAACCCAGATTCTCCCATCCACACTGCCAGTCTGGGCCCAGTATCCTTCTTCTATCTACCTTCACTGCAGATGACTAATGAG AAATACTTGCTTCGTCTGGAGAGCACCCTGTCAAAGGCATCCTACGAGTACGAACTCCCGGAGATCAGCTTCCAGACTAACAAGTCCTACAAACACTTTACATTCCAGTTTACTCCTAAG aggAAATCCTTGGAACAGGAGCTGAACCAGGGTTCTGTGCTGGCCCTTCCTCTAGCCATACTTGTAGGCGTGGCTATCTATAACTACCAAAAG TTGTTACCAGTGCTGTCCAAAGCTGCCATTCAGGCTAAGACTTTTCTAGCTGCTAGTCAGGCGGAGGTTGCCGCTAGCAATGGGTCGAGTGAGCCATCTACATACTCCGCTAGTTTCACAGAACCgtctaaaaagaaaaataaaccccGGAAAACATGA